The following DNA comes from Capsicum annuum cultivar UCD-10X-F1 chromosome 7, UCD10Xv1.1, whole genome shotgun sequence.
CTCAATCAAATTGAAGAAGCAACTGGTGTAGGGAAATGAGGTTATATTGAAAACTAGGAACCAAAAGAACATTATGTAATATCATATCAGTGTATAAAGGTAAAGAACCTGTACAGGTCACTTTTACTTTATATCCATTTGGTAAAGATATAAGATATGGAGTGGTAAGAGGCTTTACATCTATAAGGAGGTTTCTATGAGGTGTCATATGATTTGTAGCTCCAAAAATCTAAAATCCAGGGATTGCCATACATCTGATAGAGATGACAtgcaaaaaaataacaaatattatagGCAGACAGACTAGTCACACTGAAAAGTTTGTAGAAGCACACAATCCAGGATCTTGTATGTTATTTTGCTGAAGAAGGGAGAGGATGTGGTCATGTTGTTCTTTACTGAACCATGGAGAGAAGCTTCGAAATTAATAGCCCCAGAAGAAGATGTAGTGGATGACACTGCAGACATTGCATTCTGTGCACAATTTGCCATACCAGCACCATATTTGCTcttattattttcagattttcattATAACCATGAAGCTTGCGATAATTTCCAATGAGGTGTTCTGGTTTCTTTCAATATTTGCAAAATATGGAAGAAGAGACATTATTACTAGAATTAGATCGGGTGGTGGAGTCAAAATTTACCCTGTTGAGGTATCTTTGTCCCCCTCCACCAGCAGGGTATTTAGGAGGATATCTGCAACCCCAGGAGGAAATCTTTGCACACTAGCAGCAAAGGAAGTGGACTCAAGTAAATGCAGGAATAGAGACCTAAAGTTCAGACTGTTGCTCATCACGTATGAGCATGGAGTATCATCAATATGTTTCTCCTGATTCTAGCATAAGACTCATTTAAACCAGCTAAAAACTGGTGAACCCTTTGATCTTGTTCTaatttcacccattgatccttACACGCACAAGTGCAAGGAGGGTAAGCAATAGAAATGTTCAATTCATCCCATAGTCTTTTAATTCTATTAAAATATGAGGCTATAATACAAGATCCTTGAGTTATAGAAGAAATGTCTTTTCTTATTTGAAACACTTTCGTTCCACTAGCCTGACCATATCTCTTTTCTATTTCCTTCCAAATATCACCAGCAGTCTCTGTATGAATCACAGTTTCAGCTATCTCTTTATCTAAGCTATTCAATATCCACGCAATAACCATATCGTTACACATAACCCAGGCATCATAAAATGGATCAGTAGGTAGGGGCTTGACTACCTTTCCATCAATAAAACCTAATTTCCTCTTAGCAGAGAGAGAAATCAACATTCCCCTTCTCCAGCTACCATAACCAGTTCCATTAAATGGCGTGGTGACAAGCGCCATACGGGGATAGTCGGAAGGGTGAAGATACAACGGATGAGTGTGGGGAATAGTACTGACACTAGTAGACAGAGAATTGTGGCAACTCGAAGCCATTGCTCGTAATCAATTGACCACTAAGACACAAAACAACCCTAATTCTGCAAGGAGAGAGGTTACCGGTCTTCTTCAAAACTCGATGAAGTGAGCCTTGTTCAACACTGCCGAAATAAATGCAATCCACAAAAAATTCAATCGAAGGGAAAACCAGCCATGTTCGAAGCTCCACAAACAAAAATCCACAAAATACACGCAGCAAATACCAAAATCACGCAGAAATAATTGGCAAAAAATGACCTAGGGTACCACCGCTCAACATATGATAAGCAGATCTCTCAGAATCTcgaggctttgataccatgaaaACATGGAATGAAGCTGAAAGCTCTCAAATACCATGAATGTAAACCCAGATTTATGAGAAGGTtctagagagaagagagaataaGATGAGTTCTCATTACAtgaacaaaatatctgaaaaaatgagtcaaaaatcAGTCCAACTACTTcaatacacacatacatatacttAACACTTGATAAAGGAAATGGGCCGGATACAAACATTAAAGATCAGGCCCAATATGTAATAAACAATAGTCTAAGGAGGCTGAAGCCCaactatattatttctaataggGAATGCATTCCATAACCTGTCCATTTATTATCTTATCCCATTTTTGCCCCGTCCAGATTCAACCATACCCGTCCACTAAACACCTCTATTAGTGATTCTGTTGTTGAAATTCCTTGCTAGAAAATGCCTAATAGAGTCTATCACCACTTTCACTTACAATAAGGCATAGCAAAGACtcagattttagttttttctaaCCCAAAAATGATTACTTGCAGGTAAAAGTTCTTTTGTGTGGCTAGGCCAATATCCAGTTGTGCTGATCACAAATCCTGATCATGTAAAGGAGATTTTCACAAAAAGTTATGTGTATCTAAAGTAGACTCATCCCAATCCATTGACCAAGTTATTGGCCCAAGGTCTTGCAACCATTGAGGGAGACAAATGGGCCAAACACAGAAAAATAATCAATCCTGCCTTCCACGTCGAGAAGTTGAAGGTTCTACTTTATTATTCCTACATTATATTTTCTTCTTGTTACTTCAAACCTGCTTTGAATTGCTTTACTTGAGTCTTTCttaaacaacctctctaccttcacaagCTAGGGTAAGGTCTATGTACACACCAGTATTAAACATGTCATGTGCCATATCGGAATTAAAGAgttactaaatatagaaaatgatatTCTTCTTTAAGCAAAATTAGAAGGGAAGTAAGACAACAAATTGAATCAAGAGGCAGTAAGAAGAATGTAAGATTGCATATTGAGATGCCTTATCATTAAGGAGATATCCATTTACAACAAACATTTGCTGGTTTTTCATTTGTTTACAGCATATGCTACCAGCATTTTACGTGAGTTGTAGTGAAATGCTAAGCAAATGGGAGGAGATTGTTCCAAACGAAACATCATTCGAGCACGATGTATGGCCAGACCTTCAAAAAATGACCAGTGAAGTCATATCTCGAACTGCATTTGGGAGTAGCTATGAAGAAGGAAGAACAGTATTTGATCTTCAGAAAGAACAAGCTGAATATGTAATTGTAAAAGGACAATCAATTTATATACCAGGATCAAGGTGCAATAACTTATGTACATCACATTTCTATGTTCAAAACGTTCTGCCGTTAAATATGAAAACTTCCCACCCTTAACAAATTACTCCTATACAAAAGAAACTGTGTTCTGCCTTTCTTCTGAAAAGACTTTTCTTGTTTGctcctaaatttatttatataggtTCTTGCCTACTAAAAGGAACAGAAGAATGCTGGAAATCGAAGAGCAAGTCCAAACAACAATTAGGCGTATCATCGACAAAAGATTGAGAGCAATGGAAGGAGGGGAGACTAGTAAGGATGACTTATTAGGCATATTACTTGAATCCAATTTGAAAGAAATTGAGCTTCATGGTAGAAAAGATTTTGGAATGACTATATCAGAAGTGGTAGACGAGTGCAAACTATTCTATTTTGCTGGACAAGAGACAACTTCAGTGTTACTCGTATGGACAATGATTTTGCTGTGCTTACATCCAGAGTGGCAAGTACGTGCCAGAGAGGAGGTGTTACATATCTTTGGAAATGATAAACCAGATTTGGAAGGATTAAATCGCTTGAAAATTGTAAGTACTTTTCACAAGTTAAATTATTCCAATCATTTAATGAGTATGCTTTGTGTCCTCATTCTACTACCAGCTTACACAATACTTTTCTTCTTTAGGTAACAATGATCTTGTACGAGACGTTAAGGCTATTCCCTCCATTGCCAGTAATTGGTAGAAGGACTAGTGATGAAGTCAAATTGGGAGATCTAAATCTACCAGCTGGAGTGATACTTATTATACCCGCCATCCTAGTACATTATGATAAGGAAGTATGGGGTGAAGACGCAAAGGAATTCAAACCAGAAAGATTCAGTGAAGGAGTGTCAAAGGCAACCAAAGGACAAGTCTCATTTATCCCATTTAGCTGGGGACCCCGTGTTTGCATCGGACAAAACTTTGCGATGATGGAAGCAAAAATGGCATTGGCAATGATACTACAGAAATTCTCCTTTGAACTATCACCATCTTATACACATGCTCCATTTGCAGTAGTGACTATTCATCCTCAGTATGGTGCTCCTCTGCTTATGCGCAAAATTTAAGATGATACTTTACGTCATTTGGCACTATACATTGATCTACATGCATCATTCAAATGATCGATACTATATTACTGCAAGATATCGCTAAAGTCAGGCTTCGAATTTGAACATTAATAGCACTTTTATTAATGTTATCAAAGTTGTTAGCTTCTTAACTTCTTTCCCTTGTCTTTAGTTGGTGTATTTGTTTAGCTTTTTATAACGTTTGGGCTCCATCAATTGTTGTGGAGAGTTTGTGATAAGTTATTTTTAGCTTTTCCCCCTGGTAACAAAAACACTTTTTTTGCTGGGCATAAATTTGTATTTTCATATCATAGTATTCCATAAGTTGTGCTCAGTATAGGTTCAGTTTCTAAAAGAATTTATGTCCCACTTGACGCAAGTTTAATTGTGAGGGtacacccaaaaaaaaataaaaaaaatcaagggaAAAAATTAAAGACCATAGTGCCTATTTGAAGGGCAAGTCGTGCAATTTTATGTTTGTGATAATGAATGCAAACTTGATGttctatttattttctaagaaattctaaACCACCATCTACTTAATTAACCTCCCTTACAAGAACCTTGATACACTAGTCACCAAGGTAATCCAATAAGtcattttcatgaaaaacatacatatatgatTGTAATGGATGCAAAATGGCaaacaaaattgaataaatattcaACGTAAATCCCCACAAAGTTCTATTCCCGAACAATTGCGAGGGTTTCCAACTGGGATGTATAGTTGAACTAATCAGACGAGCCACCCCAAACCTAGAactgttaagtccttagttttgatgattgacaaactgtgTGTTGGGACTTGTTTCCAGAGATTATGTAATGACAAAGTTGTTACCGCTTAGGGAACAGGTTGAGTTCACCTGTCACTATCACAACTGTCACAAAGTACAAAACTTGGTGAAAAGCTGCTGCTACCTTTTTGTATCAGCCAATAGGATCTCTCCTAGGTTTTTTTATGTCACACTATACATTGCTCATCTTCCTCAATAAGAAAATCAATGCTTCCATATTCTTACAACTAAATATCACTCTGAAGCTAAAATAAAAGACTTCAGTTTGCAACAGGAAACTGATAGCTCAACAAGTTATATTTTACTTCCttgttgtatttgagtctttgtaaATGTGCTCTTAAACGTTTGCCTACATTTGCTTATGATTGTTAGTAGGTGTTGTGGGTAAGAAAAAAGGTGTTGTGGTGTAAACTTCTTCTcattgtaatcatctagagttaggtaattttcaagctagagttagcttggtgtatccagttagagttagctggagtGTGAGTGCAGTAGAGCTGTTGTACTGTtttcttgtaatagagttattactaagagagtaaggattaagagtttaatcctGAAGTTCTGGTGTCTGTATTCAAGAAGTTGCTTGGATATAGTGGAATTTAGAAATCCTAGAGGCAGCtcgtggtttttctcccttgagcaaggattTTTCACGTAAAATTTTTGTGTCACATATTTACTTTATTCCTGCACTTCATAACTTATATCTCTGCTAGTTTTGTTATGTGAGTTCATCTGGGAACAAGTTCTAGAGTTGAGGAGTGACCCCTGCAACtcttcatttggtatcagagcggaTCTTCGATAAGAAGGCTAACACCTTGGAAGGATCTTGAAAATGACTGCTCCTCCAAATCTAGAAGAAGGACAGTCAACCACTAGACCTTAAGATTCAATAGGGAATACTATAGGTGGTGGAAGACAAGAATGCATGACTTCATCGTGGTTGAAGATTCAAAGCTATGGGATGTCATTAAGGATGACCGTTTTGTGTCACATCCCAAAATACCTCTTAGGCGTGACTGACTCCCGCTAACAACACTTGTCGGGAGAATCAATTTTCCATACGTTCACAATGTATAcaacactgagataagaatgtgTGCAATCTCAAATGCATGAAATAATCATTAAATGCAAAGTAATTATCCAGCAAGATATCGCATAGTGATTTACAGGAACAAAAATAGTTTAGGTAACAAATCTCTAACCCAAACCCCACACTagaccatggagcatctaaacaaAGTTACATGAGTTCAGCTTTCGGGCATGCAAGCCCAACAAAAGAAATATAAGCTAACAATAGCTAAAGCTGGATGAAAGCCTCCACGAATAATGCGAAGGCTCACCTTAGCAACAGAATCCATTCGTAATGACCGTCAGCCGCAAGTCTCTCTCTCTGCAACCGTATCTGCGAGTATGCAAGTAAAGAGTGAGCTATATGaatataacccagtaagatcctCGACCTGTCACTTTAATACCCCTGGAACAAGTTTTAGAAAATAGAAGgtacaaaaaaaatacacaaacaatatatacataatatcTCTCATAAGGTAATGTTAATAAGATCCAAGATGAAGTTCAAAAGTGCCACTCTACATCTCAACTCAATCCACTCTCACGACTTGTCATAAACGGCAGTGAAGGTGATCGGCCTAGCACCCCGACAAGTCCACGACAGCATATATAATGCCCCAAAGTCTACTGCGGCAGAATGTACAAGCCCCTAGCATATTATGGCAACAtaagtaatgcccctaacatattacggcagctATGTATGCCTTTAGAGACTATAATGATAgagaagaaaatatattcaaaggCCCAACCTCACCACACATTTCACCTCTAAATAATTCTCAACACACTTCACAAATAAATATCCATATCTAGCCAAAGACCACAAATTCTACCAGGTTCACActtgtcccaacacatggactaggcagaaaaatataattttttataaagcaaatttgaaaagcaagaatcaaagcttaaagtctcacttacctcgctaAAGACAAGTTTTTCAACTTTGCAATGTGTAGAACATCAACCAACAACGACCAAAAGGATCAAtctaaaacaaaatattaaataacaatatcaattataCAATTCGGGGTCAAGTCTCAACATCCCTAACCTTTATGTTTAGAGCGAACTCCTAATATCTCACATCTTAACccatgaatttaaaaataatctaaCAAAGGAGGCTGCCAAAACAGGTCATTGCTCAACCTTATTCAGTCCCTGCTACTTGATGACGACCCATCATAAAGCCAAAAAGGGAACTAATCGTTTCCAGcattaacaaaacaaaaaaacaaagaacaaaagTGGCAAGTCCAGCAGGTGAACAACTAATTAATGCCATAGCTTTTTGAGGCTCATACATGCTAAACAATTCCAAAATAATGACCAAAAAAAAATCACTCTTAATCAACATAGTGATTAATTAATCACTGTAAGTCA
Coding sequences within:
- the LOC107876832 gene encoding cytochrome P450 CYP72A219-like, with protein sequence MLPAFYVSCSEMLSKWEEIVPNETSFEHDVWPDLQKMTSEVISRTAFGSSYEEGRTVFDLQKEQAEYVIVKGQSIYIPGSRFLPTKRNRRMLEIEEQVQTTIRRIIDKRLRAMEGGETSKDDLLGILLESNLKEIELHGRKDFGMTISEVVDECKLFYFAGQETTSVLLVWTMILLCLHPEWQVRAREEVLHIFGNDKPDLEGLNRLKIVTMILYETLRLFPPLPVIGRRTSDEVKLGDLNLPAGVILIIPAILVHYDKEVWGEDAKEFKPERFSEGVSKATKGQVSFIPFSWGPRVCIGQNFAMMEAKMALAMILQKFSFELSPSYTHAPFAVVTIHPQYGAPLLMRKI